In the Armatimonas rosea genome, one interval contains:
- a CDS encoding ankyrin repeat domain-containing protein encodes MFEEEPLLARAARLGDRAALERLIADGADINARIDFEWEYLSACGNVTPLMIAARSVDGATVATLAWLLEHGADLFATSDERGHQNAAWYAAGLGGRWECLPWRNVPSHGERLRFLLDAGLEPTNYMLWEACDAGDPTRVKLLLERGVSPHPTDEGYSHGIPLLRAAKSGSAACVQLLLDAGADPNVMDRQGMTTILGGAGSAEVVQVLLAAGASRDQAIEYNEDVLGCLLENAFGYERCHVGHRAAAQALRDAGAPLEPASGSRLPALA; translated from the coding sequence ATGTTTGAGGAGGAACCGTTGCTCGCCCGTGCGGCCCGTCTGGGGGATCGTGCGGCGCTGGAGCGTCTGATCGCGGACGGGGCCGACATCAATGCGCGGATCGATTTTGAGTGGGAGTACCTCAGCGCTTGCGGGAACGTGACACCGCTGATGATCGCGGCGCGCTCCGTGGACGGGGCCACGGTGGCGACTCTGGCTTGGCTTTTAGAGCACGGCGCGGATCTCTTTGCCACCAGCGATGAGCGCGGCCACCAAAATGCCGCTTGGTATGCTGCGGGTCTGGGTGGGCGCTGGGAGTGCCTGCCTTGGCGCAATGTCCCCAGCCACGGAGAGCGCCTGCGCTTTCTGCTGGATGCCGGGCTGGAGCCCACCAATTATATGCTCTGGGAAGCCTGCGATGCGGGCGATCCAACGCGGGTAAAGCTCTTGCTAGAGCGTGGCGTCTCGCCCCATCCCACGGACGAGGGCTACTCTCACGGGATTCCCCTGCTCCGTGCCGCCAAATCGGGCTCTGCCGCGTGTGTCCAGCTCCTCCTCGATGCGGGAGCCGATCCCAATGTCATGGACCGCCAGGGCATGACAACCATTCTCGGTGGGGCAGGTTCCGCCGAGGTCGTGCAGGTGCTCTTGGCCGCCGGAGCAAGCCGAGATCAGGCCATTGAGTACAACGAGGATGTGCTGGGGTGCCTACTGGAGAACGCCTTTGGGTACGAGCGTTGCCATGTAGGACACCGGGCCGCCGCCCAAGCGCTTCGGGATGCAGGGGCACCGCTAGAGCCCGCGAGCGGCTCTCGGCTTCCTGCTCTCGCCTAG
- a CDS encoding SWIM zinc finger family protein — protein MGRRPKEQPPIEPEPTPEPISPIRRRRRAEAAAASVKLPLEEVLTEARLLRYADARSWKLGEEYLAAGAVVLMKADTERVTAAIRGTQPYTASLSVTTRGNLLYDCSCPYHQDDGAFCKHLVALGLAYVRRNAVEEVAVPKGSTMDTIQKHLETCTKEQLITLLMAQSLENEPLRRHLLWLAKPTSEPARPRLVFKPARD, from the coding sequence ATGGGACGACGACCAAAAGAACAGCCCCCCATTGAGCCAGAGCCGACACCCGAGCCGATCTCACCGATTCGGCGGCGACGGCGGGCGGAGGCGGCGGCAGCGAGTGTGAAGCTTCCGCTGGAGGAAGTGCTGACCGAGGCGCGGCTGTTGCGCTACGCCGATGCCCGCTCGTGGAAGCTGGGGGAAGAGTACCTGGCGGCGGGTGCGGTGGTGCTGATGAAGGCCGATACGGAGCGGGTGACGGCGGCGATTCGGGGGACGCAGCCCTACACGGCGTCCCTCTCGGTGACGACGCGGGGGAACTTGCTCTACGACTGCTCCTGCCCTTACCACCAAGACGATGGCGCTTTCTGCAAGCACCTGGTCGCGCTGGGGCTGGCGTACGTGCGGCGCAACGCGGTCGAGGAGGTCGCCGTTCCCAAGGGCAGCACGATGGACACGATTCAGAAGCATCTGGAGACTTGCACCAAGGAGCAGCTCATCACACTCCTGATGGCCCAGTCGCTGGAGAACGAGCCGCTTCGCCGCCACCTGCTCTGGCTCGCCAAGCCAACGAGCGAGCCTGCTCGCCCTAGGCTGGTCTTCAAACCCGCAAGGGATTAA
- a CDS encoding AAA-like domain-containing protein has protein sequence MNGFFVAGGNLAPDARCYVRRQADDALLAALLSREFSYVLDTRQVGKSSLMVRAAAQLRREEVRVAILDLTGVGQNVSPEQWYSGLLAQLGAAIGLEDALEDFSETRPQLGPAQRFFAALREVALPASPRPLTLFVDEIDAVRSLPFPTDEFFAGVRACYNRRADDPELLRLTFCLLGSATPDSLVRDARVTPFNIGQRIVPTDFTLLEARPLAEGFGDGGMHAIERILYWTDGHPYLTQRLCQAVAEVGRWDNDSVDRAVARLFFHESAREEETNLSFVQRRVLEGGEDVTALLELYRRARRREVKEEPGSPLGAILKLSGIVRSVRSQLRVRNRIYARVFDEAWINRSIPDGERRRQRAAFYRGLLPTASVGLAGLAATGVLTVRSVRAEREATRSLNEVRLREQRWKEALEALANERASHSSADAALRQLAEDRLRTSQEENLMLRKRLGISPETDLRLR, from the coding sequence ATGAACGGTTTCTTTGTCGCGGGAGGCAACCTCGCGCCCGATGCCCGGTGCTACGTGCGCCGCCAGGCCGACGATGCCCTGCTGGCGGCGCTGCTCTCGCGGGAGTTTAGCTATGTCCTGGACACACGTCAGGTCGGCAAGTCTAGCCTGATGGTGCGCGCCGCCGCCCAGCTCCGCCGGGAGGAGGTCCGGGTGGCGATCCTCGACCTGACCGGTGTCGGGCAGAATGTCTCCCCGGAGCAGTGGTACAGCGGCCTGCTCGCCCAGCTCGGTGCGGCGATTGGGCTCGAGGACGCGCTGGAGGACTTCAGTGAGACCCGCCCGCAGCTCGGGCCGGCACAGCGGTTCTTTGCGGCGCTCCGTGAGGTCGCGCTCCCGGCCAGCCCTCGCCCGCTGACCCTCTTTGTGGACGAGATCGACGCCGTGCGCTCGCTACCGTTCCCCACCGATGAGTTCTTTGCCGGGGTGCGTGCCTGCTACAACCGCCGCGCCGACGACCCCGAGCTCTTGCGCTTGACGTTCTGCCTGCTGGGCTCGGCCACCCCCGATAGCCTCGTGCGCGATGCCCGTGTCACCCCGTTCAATATCGGCCAGCGGATCGTCCCCACCGACTTCACGCTTTTGGAGGCCCGCCCCCTCGCGGAGGGCTTCGGCGACGGCGGGATGCACGCGATCGAGCGGATTCTCTACTGGACCGATGGGCACCCCTACCTCACCCAGCGGCTCTGCCAGGCGGTCGCAGAGGTCGGGCGCTGGGACAATGACTCCGTGGACCGGGCGGTGGCGCGGCTGTTTTTCCATGAGTCGGCGCGTGAAGAGGAGACCAACCTGAGCTTTGTCCAGCGGCGCGTGCTGGAGGGCGGGGAGGATGTCACGGCCCTGCTGGAGCTCTACCGTCGCGCCCGCCGCCGGGAGGTCAAGGAAGAGCCGGGAAGCCCCCTGGGCGCCATCCTGAAGCTCTCGGGGATCGTCCGTAGCGTGCGCAGCCAGCTCCGGGTGCGCAACCGTATCTACGCCCGTGTCTTCGACGAGGCCTGGATCAACCGGAGCATCCCCGATGGCGAGCGGCGGCGGCAGCGGGCGGCGTTCTACCGCGGTCTGCTTCCCACGGCGTCGGTGGGGCTCGCGGGCCTCGCTGCGACTGGCGTGCTGACCGTGCGCTCCGTGCGCGCGGAGCGGGAGGCCACCCGCTCGCTCAATGAGGTGCGCCTGCGCGAGCAGCGCTGGAAAGAGGCGCTGGAGGCCCTCGCCAACGAGCGCGCCAGCCACTCCAGCGCCGATGCCGCCCTGCGCCAGCTCGCCGAGGACCGCCTGCGCACGTCCCAAGAGGAGAACCTGATGCTGCGCAAGCGCCTGGGAATCTCGCCCGAGACCGACCTGCGCCTGCGCTGA
- a CDS encoding ankyrin repeat domain-containing protein, whose translation MDRGAPLTHAGWTALHAVCWPGERTVTGEDVRAETEQIIRRLIAEGVPIDCQDANGLTPLLTALDGDEVSFTAVRTLLELGATVGACDQKGQTELHYALSSPDCIQLLLAAGADPLRPDHAGITPQALAEQSLRYYQERLERAEAIPGVRESVRRAHFTPYVEAAQKVVALLAG comes from the coding sequence ATGGACCGTGGCGCGCCTCTCACTCATGCGGGCTGGACAGCACTGCACGCCGTCTGCTGGCCGGGAGAAAGAACGGTCACGGGCGAGGATGTTCGTGCAGAGACCGAGCAGATTATCCGGCGATTGATTGCCGAAGGGGTGCCGATAGATTGCCAAGATGCCAACGGGCTAACCCCGCTCCTGACCGCACTGGATGGCGACGAAGTGAGTTTTACTGCGGTGCGGACGCTTCTGGAGCTGGGCGCGACCGTGGGGGCATGCGATCAAAAAGGGCAGACGGAGCTCCACTATGCGCTGTCTTCCCCCGACTGCATCCAACTCTTGCTGGCTGCCGGTGCCGATCCCCTGCGCCCCGATCACGCGGGAATCACCCCACAGGCGCTGGCCGAGCAGAGTTTACGCTACTACCAAGAGCGTCTGGAAAGGGCGGAGGCAATTCCCGGAGTCCGGGAGTCGGTGCGCCGTGCTCACTTTACCCCTTACGTCGAGGCGGCGCAGAAGGTCGTTGCGCTGTTAGCTGGGTGA
- a CDS encoding DUF6331 family protein, whose product MRKAISIGTEQWINVIDLTGHYDRAIEIDPLLVQLEPMWAALETHCVAECCGLDAFDFTPEAVAHAGARLDAAVVCANLGELRSSIAALGTDVLVSTRLNSYVDYTAFDRLISHLQTCFCQTASHGNQHRA is encoded by the coding sequence ATGAGGAAGGCTATCTCGATTGGCACGGAGCAGTGGATTAACGTCATTGATCTGACCGGACACTACGACCGAGCAATCGAGATCGATCCTCTACTGGTCCAACTTGAGCCGATGTGGGCCGCACTCGAAACTCATTGCGTTGCCGAGTGTTGCGGCTTAGACGCGTTCGACTTCACCCCCGAAGCCGTCGCGCACGCGGGAGCCAGACTCGATGCAGCGGTTGTGTGCGCCAACCTCGGCGAGCTAAGATCGTCGATTGCCGCGCTCGGGACGGATGTCCTTGTGAGCACTCGGCTCAACAGCTATGTAGATTACACAGCGTTTGACAGGCTCATCTCGCACCTACAGACCTGCTTTTGCCAAACGGCGAGCCATGGAAACCAACACCGAGCATAA
- a CDS encoding HNH endonuclease, producing the protein MRLTVRRQVRELFSRRCGYCGISELDNGAELTIDHFQPQVAQGTDALENLVYCCHACNGFKGEFWNPDPQAVLRLLHPLRDNLPEHFTESESGELVALTETAGFHIETLHLNRPQLVGHRLRLRQNERMARENLAFREQIEAYEEELRSLIERLRRTTS; encoded by the coding sequence ATGCGTCTCACTGTCCGACGGCAAGTTCGCGAGCTTTTTAGTCGGCGCTGTGGCTACTGTGGCATCAGCGAGCTCGACAATGGGGCAGAGCTAACGATAGATCACTTTCAGCCTCAGGTGGCACAGGGCACCGATGCTCTGGAGAATCTTGTTTACTGCTGCCACGCCTGCAATGGTTTTAAAGGGGAGTTCTGGAATCCCGATCCTCAAGCGGTTTTGCGCCTCTTACACCCGCTTCGCGATAACCTCCCTGAGCACTTTACAGAGTCCGAAAGCGGGGAACTAGTTGCTCTAACAGAGACCGCAGGATTTCACATTGAGACACTCCATCTCAACCGTCCACAATTGGTGGGGCACCGACTGCGACTTCGACAAAATGAGCGGATGGCACGGGAGAACCTAGCATTTCGTGAACAAATCGAAGCCTACGAAGAAGAGCTACGCTCTCTCATCGAGCGCCTACGTCGTACCACTTCGTAA
- a CDS encoding archaemetzincin yields MVRTFQLFLLGLALAGGVFFLLRSQHHRPARALTQHPDATVRRLAPLYPRFEETDWSFRHPEEVPQTLEAFRAQRTPLTDRKAHSFYIQPIGRFGKDQQQLLTDTATLLEHWFGSPVKTLPPIALESLPASARRGAQLLTGVLLNQVLLPQRPADAIAVLGVTTADLTPGEGWNFVFGQASLVNRVGVWSLARLIDPNGDLARTRLRFFKLATHETGHMYGMEHCLIARCGMNGCNSIMETDHAPLAFCPECAAKLWHATGLRPTAWFSELEAFARAQNLKSEATLWRRSREVLPQ; encoded by the coding sequence ATGGTGCGCACCTTTCAACTGTTTCTGCTTGGTCTGGCGCTGGCGGGAGGCGTGTTTTTCCTGCTCCGGAGCCAGCACCACCGGCCCGCGCGTGCGCTCACCCAGCACCCCGATGCCACCGTGCGCCGCCTTGCTCCTCTCTACCCCCGCTTTGAGGAGACCGACTGGAGCTTCCGCCACCCTGAGGAGGTGCCACAGACCCTGGAGGCCTTTCGAGCACAGCGCACGCCCCTCACGGACCGCAAGGCGCACTCGTTTTATATCCAGCCCATCGGCCGGTTTGGGAAAGACCAGCAGCAGCTCCTGACCGATACGGCGACTCTCTTGGAGCACTGGTTTGGCTCGCCCGTCAAGACCCTGCCGCCCATCGCGCTGGAGAGCCTCCCGGCGAGCGCCCGCCGCGGCGCTCAGCTCCTGACCGGGGTGCTCCTCAACCAGGTTTTGCTTCCCCAGCGCCCTGCTGATGCCATCGCGGTGCTGGGGGTCACCACGGCGGACCTCACCCCAGGCGAGGGCTGGAACTTTGTCTTTGGGCAGGCCTCGCTGGTCAATCGAGTGGGGGTCTGGTCGCTGGCGCGGCTGATCGATCCCAACGGCGACCTCGCACGCACCCGGCTACGCTTCTTCAAGCTCGCGACACACGAGACGGGCCACATGTACGGAATGGAGCACTGCCTTATCGCACGGTGTGGGATGAACGGCTGCAACAGCATCATGGAGACCGATCACGCCCCCCTCGCCTTCTGCCCCGAGTGCGCCGCCAAGCTCTGGCATGCCACGGGGCTCCGCCCCACGGCCTGGTTCAGCGAGCTAGAGGCGTTTGCGCGGGCGCAGAACCTCAAGAGCGAGGCGACTCTCTGGCGGCGCTCCCGCGAGGTGCTCCCCCAATGA
- a CDS encoding inositol oxygenase, which yields METNTEHKFRDYEAEARDTVKTFYRLNHTHQTLDFVKAKKADYLALNRREMGIWEAMEFLNELIDDSDPDGDFTQIEHLLMTSEAIRKDGHPDWFVLTGLIHDLGKILCLFGEPQWAVVGDTFATGCKYSEKCVYPEFFALNPDSQVAEYQTEYGIYEPETGLDNVHLSWGHDEYLYHVVKDHLPDEALYMIRFHSFYPWHNEGAYTHLTSAKDRQLLSAVKAFNPYDLYTKTDERPDVAALKPYYLELIDQFFPAKLRW from the coding sequence ATGGAAACCAACACCGAGCATAAGTTCCGGGACTACGAGGCCGAGGCCCGCGATACCGTCAAGACCTTCTACCGCCTCAACCACACCCACCAGACCCTGGACTTTGTGAAGGCCAAGAAAGCCGACTACCTGGCGCTGAACCGGCGCGAGATGGGCATCTGGGAGGCGATGGAGTTTCTCAACGAGCTGATCGACGACTCCGACCCCGACGGCGACTTTACCCAGATCGAGCACCTGCTGATGACCTCCGAGGCGATCCGCAAGGACGGTCACCCGGACTGGTTTGTGCTCACCGGCCTCATCCACGATCTGGGGAAGATTCTCTGCCTCTTTGGCGAGCCGCAGTGGGCCGTGGTCGGGGATACGTTTGCGACCGGCTGCAAGTACTCGGAGAAGTGTGTCTACCCCGAGTTCTTCGCCCTCAACCCCGATAGCCAGGTGGCTGAGTACCAGACCGAGTACGGCATCTACGAGCCGGAGACGGGCCTCGACAACGTGCATCTCTCGTGGGGCCACGACGAGTACCTCTACCACGTGGTCAAGGACCACCTCCCCGACGAGGCGCTCTACATGATCCGCTTTCACTCCTTCTACCCCTGGCACAACGAGGGCGCCTACACGCACCTCACCAGCGCCAAGGACCGCCAGCTTTTAAGCGCCGTCAAAGCCTTCAACCCCTACGACCTCTACACCAAGACCGACGAGCGCCCCGACGTGGCCGCCCTGAAGCCCTACTACCTAGAGCTCATCGACCAGTTCTTCCCCGCCAAGCTGCGGTGGTAA
- a CDS encoding O-acetylhomoserine aminocarboxypropyltransferase/cysteine synthase family protein: MSLDESQLHFDTLALHAGQVPDPTTTARAVPLYQTTSYVFNDADHAANLFGLKEFGNIYTRLMNPTTDVFEKRVAALEGGIGGLAAASGQAAETLAILNILNAGDHIVSSSSLYGGTWNLLRHTLPKLGITTTFVDPSKPENFAAAITDSTRLIFAETMGNPKLDTLDIAAVAEIAHAHKIPLMIDNTAASPAIVNPIAHGADIVVHSATKFIGGHGTTIGGVIVDSGKFDWAASGKFPDFTSPDPSYHGLVLASLPEPLRSMSYILKARLQGLRDMGAAISPFNSWQLIIGLETLHLRMERHSKNALAVAQWLKTHPKVTWVNYPGLPEHPAHEIANRYHKKDSDGNTQYGALVGFGVQGGVDAGRKLVSSVKLLSLLANIGDAKSLIIHPASTTHSQLTEEEQAATGVTPDFVRLSIGIEHVGDIIADLEQALAGI; the protein is encoded by the coding sequence ATGTCACTGGATGAATCCCAATTGCACTTCGATACCCTGGCACTGCACGCCGGGCAAGTCCCCGACCCCACGACGACCGCACGCGCGGTGCCGCTCTACCAGACCACGAGCTATGTCTTCAACGATGCCGACCATGCGGCGAATCTGTTTGGCCTGAAGGAGTTTGGCAATATCTACACCCGCCTGATGAACCCCACTACCGACGTCTTTGAGAAGCGCGTGGCGGCGCTCGAAGGGGGAATCGGCGGGCTGGCGGCGGCTTCCGGGCAGGCGGCAGAGACCCTGGCGATCCTGAATATTTTGAATGCGGGCGATCATATCGTCTCGTCGTCGTCGCTGTATGGGGGGACGTGGAATTTACTTCGCCACACGCTCCCCAAGCTAGGGATCACGACCACGTTTGTGGACCCGAGCAAGCCCGAGAACTTTGCGGCGGCGATCACAGACTCGACCCGGCTGATCTTTGCTGAGACCATGGGCAACCCCAAGCTCGACACGCTGGATATCGCGGCGGTGGCGGAGATCGCGCACGCCCATAAGATTCCGCTGATGATCGACAACACGGCGGCGTCCCCGGCCATCGTCAATCCCATCGCCCACGGTGCAGATATTGTCGTGCACTCGGCGACCAAGTTTATCGGGGGGCACGGGACCACCATTGGCGGCGTGATCGTCGATTCAGGCAAGTTTGACTGGGCGGCCTCAGGCAAGTTCCCGGACTTTACGTCGCCCGATCCCAGCTACCACGGCCTCGTTCTGGCGAGCTTGCCGGAGCCGCTGCGCTCGATGAGCTATATCCTCAAGGCACGCCTCCAGGGCCTGCGCGACATGGGTGCGGCGATCTCTCCCTTCAACTCGTGGCAGCTGATTATCGGGCTGGAGACCCTGCACCTGCGCATGGAGCGCCATAGCAAGAACGCGCTGGCGGTGGCGCAGTGGCTCAAGACCCACCCCAAGGTGACCTGGGTGAACTACCCCGGCCTCCCCGAGCACCCGGCGCATGAGATCGCCAACCGCTACCACAAGAAAGATAGCGACGGCAACACGCAGTACGGGGCGCTGGTTGGCTTTGGGGTGCAAGGCGGGGTCGATGCCGGCCGCAAGCTGGTGTCGTCGGTGAAGCTGCTCTCGCTGCTGGCCAATATCGGCGATGCGAAGAGCCTCATCATCCACCCCGCCAGCACGACCCACTCCCAGCTCACCGAGGAGGAGCAGGCCGCCACCGGCGTGACCCCAGACTTTGTGCGCCTCTCGATTGGTATCGAGCATGTCGGGGATATTATCGCCGACCTAGAGCAGGCGCTGGCGGGTATATAA
- a CDS encoding pyridoxal phosphate-dependent decarboxylase family protein, with the protein MPNDSTLDILKDALATLGAGFSDLPPHAETADPATLAAVLQEVAVRLQDNYPYFHPLYAGQMLKPPHPVARLAYQLALYVNPNNHALDGGRASSQMEKEAVAQLAAMFGWTTFLGHLTSGGTMANLEALWVAGRLAPGKVVLASSQAHYTHSRISAVLGLPFEAVPVDRFGRMDMAALEARLERGDIGCVVATLGTTATGSVDPLPQILALRERYGFRLHTDAAYGGYFGLAANLGPEARAAFERIGDVDSLVIDPHKHGLQPYGCGCVLFSDPSVGRFYKHDSPYTYFSSTELHLGEISLECSRAGAAAVALWATQRLLPPVPGGEFAGMLAQCRSAALALYERLAADPRFLVGFAPELDIVVWGVRDMSARAVFEEAARRGLHLALAELPGAFFGLEGETRVSCLRSVQMKPEHADLEWQETLWRLLSEATDAVASPSGHPPG; encoded by the coding sequence ATGCCCAACGACAGCACGCTCGATATCTTGAAAGACGCCCTCGCCACGCTCGGGGCGGGCTTCTCGGACCTGCCGCCGCACGCGGAGACTGCCGATCCTGCGACGCTCGCGGCGGTCTTGCAGGAGGTGGCGGTTCGGCTTCAGGACAACTATCCCTACTTTCATCCCCTTTATGCTGGGCAGATGCTCAAGCCGCCGCACCCGGTCGCGCGGCTGGCGTACCAGCTCGCGCTGTACGTCAATCCGAACAACCACGCGCTCGACGGCGGGCGGGCGAGCTCCCAAATGGAGAAAGAGGCGGTCGCGCAGCTGGCGGCGATGTTTGGGTGGACAACGTTTCTGGGGCACCTGACCAGCGGCGGGACGATGGCGAATTTAGAGGCGCTCTGGGTGGCGGGGCGGCTCGCGCCGGGGAAAGTCGTGCTGGCATCGTCGCAGGCGCACTACACGCACTCCCGGATCAGCGCGGTGCTGGGCCTGCCCTTTGAGGCGGTGCCCGTGGATCGCTTTGGGCGCATGGACATGGCGGCACTGGAGGCGCGGCTGGAGCGCGGCGATATCGGCTGTGTCGTGGCGACCCTGGGAACCACCGCGACCGGCTCGGTCGATCCCCTGCCCCAGATCCTGGCGCTGCGCGAGAGGTACGGCTTCCGGCTCCACACCGACGCGGCCTACGGCGGCTACTTCGGGCTGGCAGCGAACCTGGGACCTGAGGCGCGCGCGGCGTTTGAGCGGATCGGGGACGTCGACTCGCTGGTGATCGACCCGCACAAGCATGGGCTCCAGCCCTACGGCTGCGGCTGCGTGCTGTTCTCCGATCCCAGTGTCGGGCGCTTCTACAAGCACGACTCACCCTACACCTACTTCAGCTCCACCGAGCTTCATCTAGGGGAGATCAGCCTGGAGTGCTCGCGCGCCGGAGCCGCCGCGGTCGCACTCTGGGCAACCCAGCGCCTCCTGCCGCCCGTGCCGGGTGGGGAGTTTGCCGGGATGCTCGCCCAGTGCCGAAGTGCGGCCCTTGCTCTCTACGAGCGCCTCGCCGCCGATCCGCGTTTTCTAGTCGGCTTTGCGCCGGAGCTGGATATTGTCGTGTGGGGCGTGCGAGACATGTCAGCGCGTGCGGTGTTTGAGGAGGCGGCTCGGCGCGGGCTGCACCTCGCCCTCGCCGAGCTACCGGGAGCGTTCTTTGGCCTCGAAGGGGAGACGCGTGTCTCCTGCCTGCGCTCGGTGCAGATGAAGCCCGAGCACGCGGATTTGGAGTGGCAGGAGACCCTCTGGCGCCTCCTCTCCGAGGCCACCGATGCGGTCGCTAGCCCATCGGGACATCCACCGGGGTAA
- a CDS encoding spondin domain-containing protein, with the protein MKRSTLFLSGAALVSAIALLTGCASGTQLSATRTFDITLTDLTNPAENSGQPFSPPVFITHDSSVKLFDLGQTASNGIQNIAEAGNRAPMVSALQPLVGSSILSLQTPLSSPLLPGTSVTVRVTVDAAHPYLSHAWMLGRTNDGFGGQNSINLFDQVGAKTYDVLGMDAGTELNSEKRGFLGALGGGNARDPENGVIRVHEGITGRADAPLSWNWSNGSIPASQNPVARVTITPVDVPMG; encoded by the coding sequence ATGAAACGATCAACCCTTTTTCTGTCGGGTGCAGCCCTTGTCTCTGCGATTGCACTGCTGACAGGCTGTGCTTCTGGTACTCAGCTTTCTGCAACACGGACATTTGATATTACATTAACTGATTTAACTAATCCCGCTGAGAATAGTGGTCAACCTTTCTCTCCTCCCGTGTTTATTACGCATGATTCCAGCGTGAAGCTCTTTGATCTAGGTCAAACGGCATCCAATGGGATTCAGAATATCGCAGAGGCGGGGAACCGGGCACCGATGGTGAGCGCACTGCAGCCACTCGTGGGAAGTAGCATCCTGTCGCTGCAGACACCGCTCTCGTCTCCGCTACTTCCGGGCACTTCGGTAACCGTTCGTGTGACCGTGGACGCTGCCCATCCTTATCTCTCGCATGCTTGGATGCTGGGGCGCACCAACGATGGCTTTGGCGGGCAAAATAGCATCAATCTCTTCGACCAGGTGGGGGCCAAGACCTACGACGTGCTGGGAATGGATGCTGGCACGGAGCTCAATAGCGAGAAGCGTGGGTTTCTGGGAGCACTGGGCGGTGGCAATGCCCGCGACCCCGAGAACGGCGTGATCCGTGTCCACGAGGGCATCACGGGCCGTGCGGATGCGCCGCTCTCCTGGAACTGGAGCAATGGCTCGATCCCGGCCAGCCAGAACCCGGTGGCCCGCGTGACCATTACCCCGGTGGATGTCCCGATGGGCTAG
- a CDS encoding PEP-CTERM sorting domain-containing protein yields the protein MQFSFKRGLAVLGVLALTSGAQAQNLYVGDFSGNSVLRFNAFTGGLPDATIPSLTQPDHIQTTANDLYIAAFGDGAVFKYNRTNLAAPRTTLISLNNVIGLQLNPAGTELITTNTQGVQNASIRRYSITGSLLDTVDISGIANDPWSVRLDSANNRLLFSMGFFSNSANQGIYTLPLNFTSASVPTALVTGASLNGISRPGGIAILPNGDFFTVGSLFAGGPLRINRYNAAGSYLTTVTDGAGGAIFNNLSGFDLAIGPDGNLYATANPTSGGNGSVLKINATTNTFDSVFVGPAANIQIAKTLYFDSFAGSTAAPEPGTLALGALGLLGLVAARRRKH from the coding sequence ATGCAATTTTCGTTTAAAAGGGGACTGGCTGTCCTCGGAGTGCTGGCGCTCACAAGCGGCGCTCAGGCACAGAATCTCTATGTCGGGGACTTTTCTGGCAACTCGGTATTGCGCTTCAATGCGTTTACCGGCGGTCTCCCCGATGCGACAATCCCCTCGCTAACCCAGCCCGACCACATTCAGACCACGGCCAACGATCTCTATATCGCCGCCTTTGGCGATGGCGCGGTCTTTAAGTACAACCGCACCAACCTCGCCGCGCCACGCACGACCCTGATCAGCCTCAACAACGTGATCGGGCTTCAGCTCAATCCCGCAGGCACCGAGCTGATTACCACCAACACGCAGGGGGTTCAGAACGCCAGCATTCGGCGCTACTCGATCACGGGAAGCCTCCTCGACACCGTGGATATCTCGGGGATTGCCAACGATCCCTGGTCCGTTCGTCTGGACTCGGCCAACAACCGCCTGCTCTTCTCCATGGGCTTTTTCAGCAACAGCGCCAACCAGGGAATCTACACCCTCCCGCTGAACTTCACCAGCGCCAGTGTCCCGACCGCCCTGGTCACGGGGGCAAGCCTCAATGGCATCAGCCGCCCCGGGGGAATCGCGATCCTGCCCAACGGCGACTTCTTCACGGTCGGGAGCCTCTTTGCGGGCGGCCCGCTCCGCATCAACCGCTACAACGCCGCCGGGAGCTACCTCACCACGGTGACCGATGGCGCGGGCGGGGCGATCTTCAACAACCTCAGCGGCTTTGACCTCGCCATTGGCCCCGACGGCAACCTCTACGCCACCGCCAACCCCACCAGCGGCGGCAATGGGAGTGTCCTGAAGATCAACGCCACCACCAACACCTTTGATAGTGTCTTTGTGGGCCCCGCGGCCAATATCCAGATCGCCAAGACCCTCTACTTCGATAGCTTCGCGGGCTCCACCGCCGCCCCGGAGCCAGGGACACTTGCCCTCGGCGCGCTAGGCCTGCTCGGCCTTGTCGCCGCCCGACGCCGCAAGCACTAA